ATATTAGTTGTATAATGCTTTAAAGGAGGATATATCAAATCATGGGAAGCACTAGTATTGAAATAACTAGTAAAGCAGAACATGCTTTTATTAAGTTGCAGAAAAAAGATGGTATCCTTCTAGCGGAAATAATGAAAAAAATTGAGATGTTAGAGAAAGGTAAACCCGAAGCATTAGATATTAGACCAATAATACGGAAGAATGGAGACTATAAAATCAATGAAATAAGAATTAAGCATCCAAATTCCTACAGATTGTTTTATATTCAAGTATATCAAAATGAGGATAAAATAATTATTGTAGATGGAAGGAAAAAGAAGGTGGGTAAATTTCCTCTTAAATATTTTAAAGAACTTGATAAATGTATCAATACTTATTTGGGATGTTAGTTAGCAAATATTTGAGATGATATTTTGCTGGTAAAAATATGAAAAATAGCACTATGTAGCAAGATTATGGTTGGAATAAGTAATTAATGGAGGGAAATATGAGTAACTATAATGAGTTTGTTAATGACATATTAGAGAAAAATGAAAGTTTGAAGAA
Above is a window of Peptostreptococcaceae bacterium DNA encoding:
- a CDS encoding type II toxin-antitoxin system RelE/ParE family toxin → MGSTSIEITSKAEHAFIKLQKKDGILLAEIMKKIEMLEKGKPEALDIRPIIRKNGDYKINEIRIKHPNSYRLFYIQVYQNEDKIIIVDGRKKKVGKFPLKYFKELDKCINTYLGC